From one Streptomyces sp. SCSIO 30461 genomic stretch:
- a CDS encoding electron transfer flavoprotein subunit beta/FixA family protein: MSLRIVVCVKYVPDATGDRHFADDLTVDRDDVDGLLSELDEYAVEQALQIAEGVDGAEITVLTVGPEDAKDALRKALSMGADKAVHVEDDDLHGSDVMGTSLVLAKAVEETGFDLVVCGMASTDGTMGVLPAVLAERLGVPQVTLLSEVSVEGGVVTGRRDGDAASERLEASLPAVVSVTDQSGEARYPSFKGIMAAKKKPVRSLDLSDLGLEAGQVGLEGAWTVVDSAAERPARSAGTIVKDEGEGGRRLAEFLAGQKFI; the protein is encoded by the coding sequence GTGAGCTTGAGGATCGTTGTCTGTGTGAAGTACGTGCCCGATGCCACTGGCGACCGGCACTTCGCGGATGATCTGACCGTTGACCGTGATGATGTGGACGGCCTGCTGTCGGAGTTGGACGAGTACGCGGTCGAGCAGGCGTTGCAGATCGCGGAGGGTGTGGACGGTGCGGAGATCACCGTGCTGACCGTGGGTCCTGAGGATGCGAAGGACGCGTTGCGCAAGGCGTTGTCGATGGGTGCGGACAAGGCCGTTCATGTCGAGGATGACGATCTGCACGGCAGTGATGTGATGGGTACGTCGCTGGTGCTGGCGAAGGCGGTCGAGGAGACCGGGTTCGATCTGGTGGTGTGTGGGATGGCGTCGACGGACGGGACGATGGGTGTGTTGCCGGCGGTTCTGGCGGAGCGTCTGGGTGTGCCGCAGGTGACGTTGCTGTCGGAGGTGTCCGTCGAGGGTGGTGTGGTGACGGGTCGTCGTGATGGTGACGCGGCGTCGGAGCGGTTGGAGGCGTCGCTTCCTGCGGTGGTGTCGGTGACGGATCAGTCGGGTGAGGCGCGGTATCCGTCGTTCAAGGGGATCATGGCGGCGAAGAAGAAGCCGGTTCGGTCGTTGGATCTGTCGGATCTGGGTCTGGAGGCCGGGCAGGTGGGTCTGGAGGGTGCGTGGACCGTGGTGGATTCCGCGGCTGAGCGTCCGGCTCGTAGTGCGGGCACGATCGTGAAGGACGAGGGCGAGGGTGGTAGGCGGCTCGCTGAGTTCCTCGCGGGTCAGAAGTTCATCTGA
- a CDS encoding flavin reductase family protein, with product MTAVAGLGTAQLASPDLLRSVFRRHAAGVAVITAQGERPVGFTATSLNSVAAEPPLVSFGIGTASSSWPVVSRAEHIGVHVLGEHQGELAATFARSGADRFAPPTGWGIGPEGVPVIDGVLAWLVCRVVARVPAGDHCIVIAQAVAGDSDGAGRPLVYHQGRFSSLRD from the coding sequence ATGACGGCAGTGGCCGGACTCGGAACCGCACAGCTTGCCTCCCCCGACCTGCTCCGATCCGTGTTCAGACGGCACGCCGCGGGTGTCGCGGTCATCACCGCCCAGGGCGAGCGCCCCGTCGGGTTCACGGCCACCTCGCTCAACTCCGTCGCCGCCGAGCCTCCGCTGGTCTCCTTCGGGATCGGAACCGCCTCGTCCAGCTGGCCCGTGGTCTCCCGGGCGGAACACATCGGTGTGCACGTACTCGGCGAGCACCAGGGCGAGCTGGCCGCCACCTTCGCGCGCAGCGGCGCGGATCGCTTCGCCCCGCCCACCGGTTGGGGCATCGGGCCCGAAGGCGTGCCGGTCATCGACGGAGTGCTCGCCTGGCTGGTCTGCCGGGTCGTCGCCCGCGTGCCCGCGGGGGACCACTGCATCGTGATCGCGCAGGCGGTGGCCGGGGACTCCGACGGGGCGGGCCGTCCGCTGGTGTACCACCAGGGGCGCTTCAGCTCTCTGAGGGACTGA
- a CDS encoding thioredoxin family protein produces MTSGQTERCLGPAELGAELGERATLVQFSSAFCQPCRATRRTLAEVAAMVDGVAHVEIDAEARLPLVRELGIARTPTVLVLDASGRIVRRASGLPRRAHVIAAIGAAAL; encoded by the coding sequence ATGACCAGCGGACAAACAGAGCGATGCCTCGGCCCGGCCGAGCTGGGCGCGGAACTCGGGGAGCGCGCGACCCTGGTCCAGTTCTCCAGCGCCTTCTGTCAGCCCTGTCGGGCGACCCGGCGGACGCTCGCCGAAGTGGCGGCCATGGTCGATGGAGTCGCCCATGTGGAGATCGATGCCGAGGCCCGACTCCCGCTCGTGCGGGAGCTGGGCATCGCACGCACCCCGACGGTGCTGGTGCTCGACGCGAGCGGCCGGATCGTGCGCCGGGCATCGGGCCTGCCCCGCAGGGCGCATGTCATCGCGGCCATCGGCGCGGCGGCGCTGTGA
- a CDS encoding lysophospholipid acyltransferase family protein, with amino-acid sequence MAELVYRPVVGAALTLFKALDLKIDTQGSENVPRSGGAVLVSNHISYLDFIFAGLATLPQKRLVRFMAKESVFRHRISGPLMRGMKHIPVDRSQGEAAYAHALESLRAGEIVGVFPEATISQSFTLKSFKSGAARLAQEAGVPLIPMAVWGTQRLWTKGRPKNLKRSHIPVTIRVGEPMAAPRDQYAGAITRRLRERVQELLEAAQRSYPVRPKDASDTWWVPAHLGGTAPTPAEVREAG; translated from the coding sequence ATGGCAGAGCTTGTCTACCGGCCGGTCGTCGGCGCAGCCCTCACCCTGTTCAAGGCGCTTGACCTGAAGATCGACACCCAGGGGTCGGAGAATGTCCCCCGCTCCGGCGGGGCGGTGCTGGTGAGCAATCACATCAGCTACCTGGACTTCATCTTCGCCGGCCTGGCCACCCTGCCGCAGAAGCGACTGGTCCGCTTCATGGCGAAGGAATCCGTCTTCCGGCACCGGATCTCAGGGCCGCTGATGCGCGGGATGAAGCACATCCCCGTGGACCGGTCGCAGGGCGAGGCGGCATACGCGCACGCGCTGGAGTCGCTGCGCGCCGGCGAGATCGTCGGCGTCTTCCCCGAGGCGACGATCTCCCAGTCGTTCACGCTGAAGAGCTTCAAGTCGGGCGCGGCCCGACTGGCCCAGGAGGCCGGGGTCCCCTTGATACCGATGGCCGTGTGGGGCACGCAGCGGCTGTGGACCAAGGGGCGGCCGAAGAACCTCAAGCGCAGCCATATCCCCGTGACGATCAGGGTCGGCGAGCCGATGGCGGCACCCCGGGACCAGTACGCCGGCGCGATCACCCGGCGGCTGCGCGAGCGGGTGCAGGAGCTTCTGGAGGCGGCGCAGCGCTCCTACCCCGTGCGCCCCAAGGACGCGAGCGACACCTGGTGGGTGCCCGCGCACCTCGGCGGCACGGCGCCGACCCCGGCTGAGGTACGCGAAGCAGGCTGA
- a CDS encoding phenylalanine--tRNA ligase beta subunit-related protein, translating to MTLSLTVSDAVRTLAPGFTHLAVEARGLVNGPSSEASSALLEDAAARLAERLDGRAPQEDPHVAAWRAAYTAFGAKPSRTRNSAEALARRALADGGLPRINVLVDAYNAISVAHLIPVGGEDLDRIQGGMRLVRAVGDEPFVTFAQGAETVEHPEAGEVVWSDDEGVTCRRWNWRQGPRTGLTEESVNALFLLESLPPMTIAELEAAGAELAHVLESLCPGARISVHAPE from the coding sequence ATGACTCTCTCGCTCACCGTGTCGGACGCGGTGCGGACGCTCGCACCCGGCTTCACCCATCTCGCCGTAGAGGCTCGCGGCTTGGTCAACGGGCCCAGCAGTGAGGCGAGTTCAGCGCTGCTGGAAGACGCGGCGGCCCGGCTCGCCGAGCGGCTCGACGGTCGCGCCCCGCAGGAGGATCCGCATGTCGCCGCCTGGCGGGCGGCCTACACGGCCTTCGGAGCCAAGCCGTCCCGTACGCGGAACTCGGCCGAGGCACTCGCCCGGCGCGCTCTCGCGGACGGCGGTCTGCCGCGTATCAATGTCCTCGTGGACGCGTACAACGCGATCAGCGTGGCCCACCTGATCCCGGTGGGCGGCGAGGATCTGGACCGGATCCAGGGTGGGATGCGGCTGGTCCGAGCCGTCGGAGACGAGCCGTTCGTCACCTTCGCGCAAGGCGCCGAGACGGTGGAGCACCCCGAGGCCGGTGAGGTCGTGTGGAGCGATGACGAGGGCGTCACCTGTCGGCGCTGGAACTGGAGGCAGGGGCCGCGCACCGGTCTCACCGAGGAGTCGGTGAACGCGCTGTTCCTGCTGGAGTCGCTGCCGCCCATGACGATCGCCGAACTCGAGGCGGCGGGCGCCGAGCTCGCCCACGTGCTGGAGTCGCTCTGCCCCGGTGCGCGGATCAGCGTCCACGCACCGGAGTGA
- a CDS encoding YndJ family protein, with product MTALVGIIVMLGMLLIIPMGLRLIDDPVTQRMVRFWPWCAVPGAAALWLPRGPFGAAPASVYALGTAALALSAAARLRRTRSLAPAEIATLTALATPAVAGVALVAERSGHRLFGFDLDVLALTVPHFHFAGFTAALVAGLVCRAAPAPLGRFAALSVPSGTLLVLAGYFVNNETELAGALVLTAGMWAVALLTWREIRPGSGRLKRALLGVSAASLAATMVLALCWAVGEVTGLPHPSLTWMAATHGVGNALGFGLCSMLAWQSTASRSPRHGRLPQRQRRNRRLTSATVHDT from the coding sequence ATGACCGCGCTGGTCGGCATCATCGTGATGCTCGGCATGCTGCTGATCATCCCGATGGGACTGCGGCTGATCGACGACCCCGTCACACAGCGGATGGTGCGCTTCTGGCCATGGTGCGCCGTGCCGGGCGCGGCAGCCCTCTGGCTGCCGCGAGGGCCCTTCGGTGCGGCGCCGGCCTCGGTATACGCACTCGGAACCGCAGCCCTCGCCCTGAGCGCTGCCGCGAGACTGCGACGGACGCGCTCCCTGGCTCCGGCGGAGATCGCGACGCTCACGGCACTCGCAACCCCGGCCGTCGCCGGCGTGGCACTGGTGGCCGAACGCTCCGGCCACCGGCTCTTCGGCTTCGACCTGGACGTGCTCGCGCTGACCGTGCCGCACTTCCACTTCGCGGGCTTCACCGCGGCGCTGGTCGCCGGTCTCGTCTGCCGGGCGGCGCCTGCGCCACTCGGCCGCTTCGCCGCGCTCAGTGTTCCCTCCGGCACCCTGCTCGTCCTCGCCGGCTACTTCGTCAATAACGAGACCGAGTTGGCGGGGGCACTCGTGCTGACCGCCGGGATGTGGGCCGTCGCCTTGCTGACCTGGCGTGAGATCCGCCCCGGAAGCGGGCGGCTGAAGCGTGCCCTGCTCGGCGTGTCGGCGGCCTCCCTCGCGGCGACCATGGTGCTGGCCCTGTGCTGGGCGGTCGGCGAGGTCACGGGGCTGCCGCATCCCAGCCTCACCTGGATGGCAGCCACTCACGGCGTCGGCAACGCCTTGGGCTTCGGGCTGTGCTCCATGCTCGCCTGGCAGAGCACCGCGAGCAGGTCGCCGCGCCACGGCCGCCTTCCACAGCGTCAGCGGCGTAACCGACGCCTGACGTCCGCGACCGTCCACGACACTTAG
- a CDS encoding DUF1990 domain-containing protein yields MSAARPLNYTEVGATRHAALPQRYRHLHHRTAVGHGPAAFEAAGDAVTGWGMHRATGARVLAESAHAEPGTDVEVSLGVGPLRFRAPCQVIWAEHSADRRGFAYGTRRGHPEQGEESFVVELAADGTVWFTVTAFSRPARWYTRLAGPLVPVLQRLYAHGLGRALREIAAPA; encoded by the coding sequence ATGTCCGCCGCACGCCCGCTGAACTACACCGAGGTCGGCGCCACCCGTCACGCCGCGCTCCCGCAGAGGTACCGGCACCTCCACCACCGCACCGCCGTAGGACACGGCCCAGCGGCGTTCGAGGCAGCGGGGGACGCGGTCACCGGCTGGGGGATGCACCGCGCCACGGGTGCCCGGGTGCTGGCCGAATCGGCGCACGCCGAGCCGGGCACGGACGTCGAAGTGTCGCTCGGTGTGGGACCGCTGCGCTTCCGTGCCCCCTGCCAGGTCATCTGGGCCGAACACAGCGCTGACCGCCGGGGGTTCGCCTACGGAACCCGCCGCGGACATCCCGAGCAGGGCGAGGAGTCCTTCGTCGTGGAGCTCGCCGCGGACGGCACGGTGTGGTTCACCGTGACGGCCTTCTCCCGACCGGCACGTTGGTACACCCGGCTCGCGGGCCCGCTGGTACCGGTACTCCAGCGGCTCTACGCCCACGGGCTCGGCCGGGCGCTGCGGGAGATCGCCGCCCCGGCCTGA
- a CDS encoding low specificity L-threonine aldolase — MSSSKHPSTDARRHHDPEVRGFASDNYAGAHPEVLAALALANGGHQVSYGEDEYTEHLQRIMHSHFGSSAEAFPVFNGTGANVVALQALTDRWGAVICAESAHINVDEGGAPERMGGLKLLTVPTPDGKLTPELIDRQAYGWDDEHRAMPQVVSITQNTELGTVYTVDEIRAIVDHAHGLGMKVHLDGARIANAAAALDVPMRAFTNAVGVDVLSYGGTKNGMLFGEAVVVLNPDAVSHMKHLRKMSMQLASKMRFVSVQLEALLAKDLWLRNARHANAMAQRLAEGVRAVDGVEILYPVQANAVFARLPHEVSRRLQERFRFYFWDEAAGDVRWMCSFDTREDDVDAFLLALKEEMAR, encoded by the coding sequence GTGAGTTCGTCGAAGCACCCGAGTACGGATGCCCGACGGCATCATGACCCCGAGGTACGCGGCTTCGCCAGTGACAACTACGCGGGTGCGCACCCGGAGGTGCTGGCCGCGCTCGCCCTGGCCAACGGAGGACACCAGGTCTCCTACGGCGAGGACGAGTACACGGAGCACCTCCAGCGGATCATGCACAGCCACTTCGGCTCGTCCGCCGAGGCGTTCCCCGTGTTCAACGGCACCGGTGCCAACGTGGTCGCCCTCCAGGCGCTGACCGATCGCTGGGGCGCGGTGATCTGCGCCGAGTCCGCGCACATCAACGTCGACGAAGGCGGTGCGCCCGAGCGGATGGGCGGCCTCAAGCTGCTGACGGTTCCGACGCCGGACGGAAAGCTCACCCCCGAGCTGATCGACCGGCAGGCGTACGGCTGGGACGACGAGCATCGTGCGATGCCCCAGGTCGTGTCGATCACCCAGAACACGGAGCTCGGCACGGTCTACACCGTCGACGAGATCCGGGCGATCGTGGACCATGCGCACGGTCTCGGGATGAAGGTCCACCTCGACGGCGCGCGGATAGCCAACGCGGCAGCGGCGCTCGATGTGCCGATGCGCGCGTTCACCAACGCGGTCGGTGTGGATGTGCTGTCGTACGGCGGTACGAAGAACGGGATGCTTTTCGGTGAGGCGGTGGTCGTCCTCAACCCGGACGCCGTCAGCCATATGAAGCATCTGCGCAAGATGTCCATGCAGCTCGCCTCCAAGATGCGCTTTGTCTCGGTGCAGCTGGAGGCCCTGCTTGCCAAGGACCTGTGGCTGCGCAACGCTCGTCACGCCAACGCCATGGCTCAGCGGCTCGCCGAGGGCGTGCGGGCCGTCGACGGTGTGGAGATCCTCTACCCGGTGCAGGCCAACGCCGTCTTCGCGCGCCTTCCGCACGAGGTGAGCAGGCGGTTGCAGGAACGCTTCCGCTTCTACTTCTGGGACGAGGCGGCAGGCGATGTCCGCTGGATGTGCTCGTTCGACACCAGGGAAGACGACGTGGATGCCTTCCTCCTCGCGCTGAAGGAGGAGATGGCCCGCTGA
- a CDS encoding SDR family NAD(P)-dependent oxidoreductase, with protein sequence MKSKALDGAVIAVAGAAGPAGRAALLRLAEAGAIVVGADADTVRLAEAVDAARYAHGGATVTGDTVDLLDLNATREWANQTEKEFGRIDGLVHLVGGWRGSATFAETELSDWNLLEKLLIRTVQHTSLAFHEALRRSDRGRFVLVSQSGAAKPTEGNAAYAASKAAAEAWTLALADAFRKAGGEEGPQAAAAILVIKALVHDAMRAERPNAKFAGFTDVKELAEAIAGVWDQPAQEVNGQRLWLTPKP encoded by the coding sequence ATGAAATCGAAGGCGCTGGACGGTGCCGTCATCGCCGTTGCGGGAGCGGCCGGGCCCGCCGGTCGCGCCGCCCTGCTGCGGCTCGCCGAGGCCGGGGCGATCGTCGTGGGGGCCGACGCCGACACCGTGCGGCTCGCCGAGGCCGTGGACGCCGCCCGATACGCGCACGGCGGTGCCACCGTCACAGGGGACACGGTCGATCTGCTCGACCTGAACGCCACCCGCGAGTGGGCGAATCAGACGGAGAAGGAGTTCGGCCGGATCGACGGTCTGGTCCATCTCGTCGGCGGCTGGCGCGGCAGTGCCACCTTCGCCGAGACGGAGCTCTCCGACTGGAACCTGCTGGAGAAGTTGCTGATCCGCACCGTCCAGCACACCTCCCTCGCGTTCCACGAGGCGCTGCGGCGCAGCGACCGGGGTCGCTTCGTCCTGGTGAGCCAGTCGGGAGCGGCCAAGCCCACCGAGGGTAACGCCGCCTACGCCGCGTCGAAGGCGGCGGCCGAGGCCTGGACCCTGGCGCTCGCGGACGCCTTCCGCAAGGCAGGGGGCGAAGAGGGCCCGCAGGCCGCTGCTGCCATCCTGGTGATCAAGGCACTGGTGCACGACGCCATGCGAGCGGAGCGCCCCAATGCGAAGTTCGCGGGCTTCACGGACGTCAAGGAACTGGCCGAGGCCATTGCCGGGGTCTGGGACCAGCCCGCCCAGGAAGTGAATGGACAGCGTCTGTGGCTGACTCCCAAGCCGTGA
- a CDS encoding DUF6421 family protein, whose amino-acid sequence MTEILVQDARGSEIATAERVIDQPAWRTLKDAVEEIRPWQSEDGSVDFDADGAPARATADKAVERIIGAVEELSPLLPHDADYHTALVGDLRKWADSAFDVPDFLDSLLAFQPAADRRDGLQHLVVFPMYTQNGNPDRNLEAVVLRMVWPEWLAELEATRFDNPLFCGITFEDFTPGYDTNSAVLFPETIAVREAPERFSWGGIFCDREAARFRRVTEAAVDILGVDLPDDIAAMVHDQERCEKAFVLWDIIHDRTHSHGDLPFDPFMIKQRQPFWMYGLEELRCDLTAFKEAVKLDAEGNEHGRDVQYAVLFDRMFRFPVTGDRVRNYDGLGGQLLFAYLHKHDVIRWTDNKLRIDWERAPEVTNQLCGEIEQLYRDGIDRPKLVHWFKAYELVSTYLAPHPGSRWAKGPDALDLTQPPRKLVDDVLPDEFPLSMFFEALSKKLKNVIASTKGITAENAERVAA is encoded by the coding sequence ATGACGGAAATCCTTGTGCAGGACGCCAGGGGTAGCGAAATAGCCACCGCGGAACGGGTGATCGACCAGCCCGCCTGGCGGACGCTCAAGGACGCGGTCGAGGAGATCCGGCCCTGGCAGTCCGAGGACGGCTCGGTCGACTTCGACGCCGATGGCGCCCCGGCCCGAGCCACCGCCGACAAGGCGGTCGAGCGGATCATCGGCGCGGTCGAGGAGCTCTCCCCGCTGCTGCCGCACGACGCCGACTACCACACCGCGCTCGTCGGCGACCTGAGGAAGTGGGCCGACAGCGCCTTCGACGTACCCGACTTCCTGGACTCGCTGCTCGCCTTCCAGCCCGCCGCGGACCGCAGGGACGGCCTCCAGCACCTGGTCGTCTTCCCCATGTACACGCAGAACGGAAACCCGGACCGCAACCTCGAGGCGGTCGTGCTGCGCATGGTCTGGCCGGAGTGGCTCGCCGAACTCGAAGCCACCCGCTTCGACAACCCGCTGTTCTGCGGGATCACCTTCGAGGACTTCACCCCCGGGTATGACACCAACTCGGCCGTGCTCTTCCCCGAGACCATCGCCGTGCGCGAGGCCCCCGAGCGCTTCAGCTGGGGCGGCATCTTCTGCGATCGCGAGGCCGCGCGCTTCCGCCGGGTCACCGAGGCCGCCGTGGACATCCTGGGCGTCGACCTGCCCGATGACATCGCCGCCATGGTCCACGACCAGGAGCGCTGCGAGAAGGCCTTCGTCCTGTGGGACATCATCCACGACCGCACCCACAGCCACGGTGACCTGCCCTTCGACCCGTTCATGATCAAGCAGCGCCAGCCGTTCTGGATGTACGGTCTGGAGGAGCTGCGCTGCGACCTCACCGCCTTCAAGGAGGCCGTGAAGCTCGACGCCGAGGGCAACGAGCACGGCCGCGACGTGCAGTACGCGGTCCTCTTCGACCGTATGTTCCGCTTCCCGGTCACGGGCGACCGCGTGCGCAACTACGACGGTCTCGGCGGGCAGCTGCTGTTCGCGTACCTCCACAAGCACGACGTCATCCGCTGGACCGACAACAAGCTCCGCATCGACTGGGAGCGGGCTCCCGAGGTCACCAACCAGCTCTGCGGTGAGATCGAGCAGCTGTACCGGGACGGTATCGACCGCCCGAAACTGGTCCACTGGTTCAAGGCCTACGAGCTGGTCTCCACCTACCTCGCCCCGCACCCCGGCTCCCGCTGGGCCAAGGGTCCCGACGCGCTGGACCTGACGCAGCCGCCGCGCAAGCTGGTGGACGACGTGCTTCCGGACGAGTTTCCGCTCAGCATGTTCTTTGAGGCGCTCTCCAAGAAGCTGAAGAATGTGATCGCCTCCACCAAGGGGATCACGGCTGAGAACGCCGAGCGAGTCGCTGCGTGA
- a CDS encoding glycerophosphodiester phosphodiesterase family protein — translation MSFLTIGHRGVMGVEPENTLRSFVRAQQTGMDVIELDLRLSKDGALVVMHDADVDRTTDGSGPVADKTLAELREFDAGRGERIPVFEEVLDAVRAPLQAEIKDVAAARALAEVMLKRELTDRVEVSSFHDEAIAEIAALVPGVRTVLVAGRWGSDVVERGQAVGAAALALNIRRLTLETVEHAHGEGLRVIGWVVNTQTHLRLVRALELDGATTDYPEIRRTGRFTA, via the coding sequence TTGAGTTTCCTCACCATCGGTCATCGCGGGGTCATGGGTGTCGAACCGGAGAACACCCTGCGCTCCTTCGTCCGCGCCCAGCAGACGGGCATGGACGTCATCGAGCTCGATCTTCGACTGAGCAAAGACGGCGCGCTCGTCGTCATGCACGACGCGGACGTGGACCGTACGACCGACGGCAGCGGGCCGGTCGCCGACAAGACACTCGCCGAGCTGCGGGAGTTCGACGCGGGCCGAGGTGAGCGCATTCCGGTCTTCGAGGAAGTCTTGGACGCGGTGCGCGCACCGCTCCAGGCCGAGATCAAGGATGTCGCCGCGGCACGGGCACTCGCCGAGGTGATGCTCAAGCGCGAGCTCACCGACCGGGTGGAGGTGTCGTCCTTCCACGACGAGGCCATCGCGGAGATCGCGGCACTCGTGCCCGGGGTGCGCACGGTCCTGGTCGCCGGCCGCTGGGGCAGTGATGTGGTGGAGCGCGGCCAGGCGGTGGGCGCCGCCGCCCTCGCCCTGAACATCCGCAGGCTCACCCTGGAGACCGTGGAGCACGCGCACGGCGAGGGACTCAGGGTCATCGGTTGGGTGGTGAACACCCAGACCCATCTGCGGTTGGTGCGCGCGCTGGAACTCGACGGCGCGACCACCGACTACCCGGAGATCAGGCGAACCGGACGCTTCACGGCCTGA
- a CDS encoding GNAT family N-acetyltransferase, producing MDVTAPHEPARPAYREGTEADVAALVALVDRAYRGDSSRSGWTNEADILDGNRTDHDDMLAVIGKADSTMLVVEDGDGVPVACFQLEHRGDAAYFGMFAVRPDLQGAGLGRRIIAEAERRARETWSAREMHMTVLSVREDLIAWYERRGYRRTGRTTPFPYGDERFGRPKRDDLRFELLVKELG from the coding sequence ATGGACGTCACAGCGCCGCATGAGCCCGCACGGCCGGCCTATCGCGAGGGCACCGAGGCCGATGTGGCCGCGTTGGTCGCGCTGGTCGACCGCGCCTACCGCGGGGACAGCAGCCGGTCCGGCTGGACCAACGAGGCGGACATCCTGGACGGAAACCGCACCGACCACGATGACATGCTGGCCGTGATCGGCAAGGCGGACAGCACGATGCTGGTCGTCGAGGACGGCGACGGCGTGCCGGTCGCCTGCTTCCAGCTGGAACACCGGGGCGACGCGGCCTACTTCGGGATGTTCGCGGTGCGTCCTGACCTGCAGGGCGCGGGCTTGGGACGGCGGATCATCGCCGAGGCGGAGCGTCGCGCGCGGGAGACCTGGAGCGCGCGCGAGATGCACATGACGGTGCTCTCGGTGCGCGAAGACCTCATAGCCTGGTACGAGCGGCGGGGCTACCGCCGTACGGGAAGGACGACGCCCTTCCCGTACGGCGACGAGCGCTTCGGGCGGCCGAAGCGCGACGACCTCCGGTTCGAACTGCTGGTGAAGGAACTCGGCTGA
- a CDS encoding VOC family protein: protein MMHVLSSRVLLRPTDPDRSRRFYEDVLGLQIYREFGTGPERGTVYFLGGGFLEISGRSDAPPAPGLSLWLQVSDAKAAYGHVLAHGANVEQAPRREPWGLVEMWVLDPDGVRIAVVEVPEDHPLRLRP from the coding sequence ATGATGCACGTGCTGAGTAGCCGCGTCCTTCTGCGGCCGACCGATCCGGACCGGTCCCGGCGGTTCTACGAGGACGTACTCGGCCTCCAGATCTACCGGGAGTTCGGCACCGGGCCCGAGCGCGGGACGGTCTACTTCCTGGGCGGGGGCTTCCTGGAGATCTCCGGGCGCTCCGACGCCCCTCCCGCACCGGGTCTCTCGCTGTGGCTGCAGGTATCGGACGCCAAAGCGGCCTACGGACATGTGCTGGCGCATGGCGCCAACGTGGAGCAGGCGCCGCGTCGTGAACCGTGGGGCCTGGTGGAGATGTGGGTACTGGACCCGGACGGGGTGCGGATCGCTGTCGTCGAGGTGCCCGAGGACCACCCCCTGCGGCTGCGCCCCTGA
- a CDS encoding DUF5134 domain-containing protein → MSAWLLVALCTTSGAYCVLRMRTGESEERGAAGGEAVMGFGMAAMALPAAISLPRPWAWQVYAAVFAAAGLRALWALGRARGGPHHLHHLVGSLAMVYMALTMEPGTGTHTGHAARTGAGGVPLLTGVLLVYFVVFVLRSGARLVPAAARPAAVPAAWGARPELALACQVSMGVAMVAMLLTV, encoded by the coding sequence ATGTCGGCCTGGTTGCTCGTCGCGCTCTGCACCACGTCGGGCGCGTACTGCGTACTGCGGATGCGCACCGGCGAGAGCGAGGAGCGCGGTGCGGCGGGCGGCGAGGCGGTGATGGGCTTCGGGATGGCCGCCATGGCCCTGCCCGCCGCGATCTCGCTGCCGCGACCGTGGGCCTGGCAGGTGTACGCGGCCGTGTTCGCGGCCGCGGGACTGCGCGCCCTGTGGGCACTCGGGCGTGCGCGCGGCGGCCCACACCATCTGCATCACCTGGTGGGCTCGCTGGCCATGGTCTACATGGCGCTGACGATGGAGCCGGGCACGGGGACGCACACCGGGCACGCGGCACGCACGGGTGCCGGTGGCGTACCCCTGCTGACCGGGGTGCTGCTGGTCTACTTCGTGGTGTTCGTGTTGCGCTCGGGCGCACGCCTCGTCCCGGCTGCTGCGCGCCCGGCGGCCGTGCCGGCGGCCTGGGGGGCACGGCCCGAACTGGCTCTGGCCTGCCAGGTGTCCATGGGAGTGGCCATGGTGGCCATGCTGCTCACCGTCTGA